One window from the genome of Flexibacter flexilis DSM 6793 encodes:
- the efp gene encoding elongation factor P: MANTSDLSRGCFIRYNNELVQVLEYEHRTPGNLRAFYQVKMRNVKTGKLVENRFRAGEDIDLVRVDFRELQYVYKEGNALVCMDNETYEQLYIDQVLFGDGLQFIKEEMNVKIAFDGDLAIAAELPLTVELEITYTEPGVRGDTATRTLKQATVETGATINVPLFVNTGDRVKVDTRTGDYIERVK, translated from the coding sequence ATGGCTAATACATCAGACCTTTCAAGAGGTTGCTTTATCCGTTATAACAACGAGTTGGTTCAAGTGCTTGAATACGAACACCGTACACCTGGTAACTTGCGTGCTTTTTACCAAGTAAAAATGAGAAACGTAAAAACTGGTAAGTTGGTAGAAAACCGCTTCCGTGCTGGTGAAGATATTGACTTGGTACGTGTGGATTTCCGCGAACTTCAGTATGTTTATAAAGAAGGTAATGCACTTGTTTGTATGGACAACGAAACTTACGAACAACTTTACATTGACCAAGTTTTGTTCGGCGACGGTTTGCAATTCATAAAAGAAGAGATGAACGTGAAGATTGCTTTCGATGGCGATTTGGCCATTGCTGCCGAACTTCCGCTTACCGTAGAGCTTGAAATTACTTATACAGAACCAGGCGTAAGAGGCGATACTGCTACGCGTACGCTTAAGCAAGCAACCGTAGAAACAGGTGCTACTATCAACGTGCCTTTGTTCGTGAACACTGGCGACCGCGTAAAAGTAGATACACGCACTGGCGACTATATCGAACGCGTTAAATAA
- a CDS encoding FeoB-associated Cys-rich membrane protein: MLQNIIVFLLFSAAVSYLYNLVSKRFKSATKSASGCPSGCSCASTSKQSCANPSAR, encoded by the coding sequence ATGTTACAAAATATTATAGTGTTTTTGCTTTTCAGCGCGGCAGTTAGCTACCTCTACAACTTGGTATCTAAGCGTTTCAAATCGGCCACTAAAAGTGCAAGCGGCTGCCCTTCGGGTTGCAGTTGTGCCAGCACCAGCAAACAAAGTTGCGCCAATCCGTCGGCGCGGTAA
- a CDS encoding DUF983 domain-containing protein, whose product MQTRPKLQALVEGRCPRCGEDKLFSHSALSLKNFDKMHTNCSNCGMRYEIEPGFFIGAMYVSYAITVGMMLVTGFLLYHLAGNPEAWVYITTVVGLFIMTLPLIFRTARIIYIYSFSGVDYEPEKYLKKAS is encoded by the coding sequence ATGCAAACAAGACCAAAATTGCAGGCTCTCGTTGAGGGTCGATGTCCGCGCTGCGGCGAAGACAAATTATTCTCACATAGTGCGTTAAGTCTCAAAAATTTTGACAAAATGCACACCAACTGTTCTAACTGTGGTATGCGCTACGAGATAGAACCAGGCTTTTTTATTGGTGCAATGTATGTGAGTTATGCCATTACTGTTGGCATGATGCTCGTAACGGGCTTTTTGCTTTACCACTTGGCAGGGAACCCTGAAGCGTGGGTGTATATCACGACTGTAGTCGGGCTTTTTATTATGACCTTGCCGCTTATTTTTCGGACGGCGCGAATTATTTACATTTATTCGTTTTCGGGAGTGGACTACGAACCCGAAAAATATTTGAAAAAGGCTTCTTAA
- a CDS encoding CPBP family intramembrane glutamic endopeptidase: MKADNQPILFPPLSGLLFLSGMVLVGLFVGNVLGMLYLKAQGIEDIMALMSNPQSYPHSRTALLVVQLMTALIGFIAVPLAFTRFIHWQKISSYNSYFPEKQLLVLLVAILFTIAFMPFNALFIRLNEAMQLPESLKAIEEAMRAKEDELNKLTQFLINFESYPQALLGLIVIAVVPGIGEELLFRGTLQPIFVRLFRNQHVAIWVTAIVFSAIHFQFYGFLPRMLLGAAFGYLYWWSGNIYVPMLAHFTNNAFTVVMVWLYNQNMTQLNFEEAQDVPVWLSLVSGVASVALLWYIFQLCRERFLSFYEKE; this comes from the coding sequence ATGAAAGCAGATAATCAACCTATTTTATTTCCGCCTTTGTCTGGCCTGTTGTTTTTGTCGGGTATGGTGTTGGTGGGGCTTTTTGTGGGCAACGTGCTGGGAATGTTGTATTTGAAGGCGCAAGGCATTGAGGACATTATGGCTTTGATGAGTAATCCACAAAGTTATCCACATTCGCGTACGGCTTTGCTCGTGGTGCAGTTAATGACGGCCTTGATTGGCTTTATTGCCGTGCCTTTGGCATTTACGCGTTTTATTCATTGGCAAAAAATTAGTAGCTATAATTCTTATTTTCCTGAAAAACAGCTACTTGTATTGCTGGTGGCGATTCTTTTTACCATTGCTTTCATGCCTTTTAATGCTTTATTTATCAGGCTCAACGAGGCGATGCAATTACCCGAAAGTCTCAAAGCAATAGAAGAAGCCATGCGTGCGAAAGAAGACGAATTGAATAAACTTACGCAATTTCTTATCAATTTTGAAAGTTATCCACAAGCTCTTTTGGGCTTGATTGTCATTGCGGTAGTGCCTGGTATCGGCGAAGAATTGCTGTTTAGAGGTACACTCCAACCAATTTTTGTGCGTTTATTCCGCAATCAACACGTGGCTATTTGGGTAACGGCGATTGTTTTTAGCGCGATTCACTTTCAGTTTTATGGTTTTTTGCCGCGTATGCTGTTGGGTGCGGCCTTTGGTTATTTGTATTGGTGGTCGGGCAATATCTACGTGCCGATGTTGGCGCACTTTACCAACAATGCTTTTACGGTCGTGATGGTTTGGCTTTACAACCAAAACATGACCCAACTCAACTTTGAAGAAGCGCAAGACGTGCCCGTTTGGTTGTCGTTGGTGTCGGGTGTCGCGTCGGTTGCTTTGTTATGGTACATCTTCCAATTGTGCCGCGAGCGGTTTCTTTCTTTTTATGAAAAAGAATAG
- a CDS encoding glycosyltransferase family protein, which produces MKVTGFSFIRNAQIYDYPIVEAITSILPLCDDFVVAVGKSDDNTLDLIRSIAPEKIRIVETVWDDSLREGGQVLAIETNKAFQAIAAETDWAIYIQGDEVIHEKYLPEIRKAMQANLNNSEIDGLLLNYLHFYGSYDYVGAASRWYRREIRVVRNNKKIYSYRDAQGFRKNDNEKLRVKLIDAYVYHYGWVKEPAAMQRKQENFNKYWHDDAWVDKNIAKSDAFDYSQVDALKKFDGTHPQVMHERIAQKNWKFDHDLSYNNYKTKDKIKFFIEKVTGYRIGEYKNYKIV; this is translated from the coding sequence ATGAAAGTTACAGGCTTTTCTTTTATTCGAAATGCACAAATTTATGATTATCCGATTGTAGAGGCGATTACGTCTATATTGCCGCTGTGCGATGATTTTGTCGTGGCGGTTGGAAAGTCTGATGACAATACATTAGACCTGATTCGTAGCATTGCGCCCGAAAAAATTAGAATTGTAGAAACGGTTTGGGATGATTCGCTACGCGAAGGAGGACAAGTATTAGCCATTGAAACCAATAAAGCATTTCAGGCGATTGCCGCCGAAACAGATTGGGCTATTTATATTCAGGGCGATGAGGTGATTCACGAAAAATATTTGCCCGAAATCCGAAAGGCCATGCAAGCAAATCTGAATAACTCAGAAATAGACGGTTTGCTTTTGAACTATTTACATTTTTATGGTTCTTACGATTATGTGGGGGCTGCTTCGCGGTGGTATCGTCGCGAAATTCGGGTGGTGCGCAACAACAAGAAAATTTACTCGTACCGCGATGCGCAAGGTTTTCGTAAAAACGATAATGAAAAATTACGCGTAAAACTCATTGATGCGTATGTGTATCATTATGGTTGGGTAAAAGAGCCTGCCGCCATGCAACGCAAGCAAGAAAACTTTAATAAATATTGGCACGATGATGCTTGGGTGGACAAAAACATAGCCAAATCTGATGCTTTTGACTATTCGCAAGTAGATGCACTCAAAAAGTTTGACGGGACGCATCCGCAAGTAATGCACGAGCGAATTGCTCAGAAAAATTGGAAGTTTGATCACGATCTTTCGTACAATAATTATAAGACAAAAGATAAAATAAAGTTTTTTATAGAAAAGGTTACGGGATATAGGATTGGAGAATATAAAAACTATAAAATCGTTTAA
- a CDS encoding CAP domain-containing protein — protein sequence MNYRSFGLLGLVLLLPMASWAQRWKDVSSLNEMNKVYYVQKPNVKACKEGKLSPILLQSTVNYINQIRALHGLLPVVLDENASEESQKAALMLAANKKVDHHPPTSWKCYSKEGANGCATSNLFAGAGFWGMARAVEDWMIDESVSNLGHRRWLLTPSLKSVGVGFVSDSLGTGAIIKVMKTAETYSAQELNITPKMFVACPFEKYPSYLFKENWLLSFTVPIMEGVNLDKAKITVTGNNQRMEILDKEIDEVLYGGGPTLMWKVKGLVPSQRYEVKIDKVQINGKPQSYSYWFELVP from the coding sequence ATGAATTATCGCTCTTTTGGATTGCTCGGATTAGTGCTCCTGTTGCCTATGGCATCGTGGGCACAGCGTTGGAAAGATGTTTCTTCATTAAATGAAATGAATAAGGTTTATTACGTTCAAAAACCGAATGTAAAAGCCTGTAAGGAAGGTAAATTGTCTCCTATTTTGTTGCAAAGCACTGTCAATTACATTAACCAAATTCGGGCCTTGCATGGTTTGTTGCCTGTGGTACTAGACGAAAACGCCAGCGAAGAATCACAAAAGGCTGCTTTGATGTTGGCCGCTAATAAAAAAGTGGATCACCACCCACCAACCTCATGGAAATGTTACAGCAAAGAGGGGGCAAATGGCTGTGCGACGAGTAACTTGTTTGCGGGGGCTGGTTTTTGGGGAATGGCAAGAGCCGTAGAAGATTGGATGATAGATGAGAGTGTTTCTAATTTAGGTCATCGCCGTTGGTTGCTTACGCCTTCACTCAAATCGGTGGGCGTGGGTTTTGTATCGGATAGCCTTGGCACTGGTGCAATAATCAAAGTAATGAAAACTGCTGAGACATATTCGGCGCAAGAGTTAAATATTACGCCCAAAATGTTTGTGGCCTGCCCTTTTGAGAAATACCCAAGTTATTTGTTCAAAGAGAATTGGTTACTGTCTTTTACCGTGCCTATTATGGAAGGCGTGAATTTAGATAAAGCCAAAATTACGGTAACGGGCAATAATCAACGCATGGAAATTTTGGATAAAGAAATTGATGAGGTGCTTTATGGCGGTGGCCCTACGTTGATGTGGAAAGTTAAAGGCCTCGTGCCCTCACAACGCTACGAAGTGAAGATAGATAAAGTACAAATAAATGGAAAGCCTCAATCCTATAGCTATTGGTTTGAGCTTGTGCCCTAA
- a CDS encoding single-stranded DNA-binding protein, whose amino-acid sequence MASFNKITLIGNLGRDPELRNVNAEMRVAEFSIAVTERSRVNGQMQEKTEWFRVSFWNQKADVVMNYLRKGSPVYVEGRLSVRSYVDKDGKDRYSLEVQGSELTLIGGRENSEGGSAAAPSSYGASSAAAAPMAAAPVAPPPAPMASSAADDDLPF is encoded by the coding sequence ATGGCAAGCTTTAATAAAATCACCCTGATTGGCAATCTTGGCCGCGACCCAGAGTTACGCAACGTAAATGCGGAAATGCGTGTGGCTGAATTTTCGATTGCCGTAACCGAACGCTCAAGAGTTAATGGCCAAATGCAAGAAAAAACCGAATGGTTTCGCGTTTCTTTCTGGAATCAGAAGGCCGATGTAGTGATGAATTATTTGCGCAAAGGCAGCCCCGTGTATGTGGAAGGCCGCTTGAGTGTGCGCTCGTATGTGGACAAAGACGGAAAAGACCGCTATTCGTTGGAAGTGCAAGGCTCAGAACTTACACTTATCGGTGGCCGTGAAAATTCGGAAGGTGGTTCTGCTGCTGCGCCATCATCTTACGGTGCATCTTCTGCCGCCGCTGCGCCAATGGCTGCCGCTCCCGTAGCTCCGCCGCCTGCGCCGATGGCCTCTTCTGCTGCCGACGACGATTTGCCTTTCTAA
- a CDS encoding glycosyltransferase family 2 protein — MKISIITVVFNGIETLKNCIDSVLGQKYDDIEYIIIDGASTDGTVELVKSYGDKISKFVSEPDGGLYFAMNKGIALATGELIGILNADDFYADNQVVTDVVAHLHHHPADSVYADLLYVNKDEPTKVVRYWKSGVLKSRRQFVFGWMPPHPTFFVKKSVYERCGMFDTQFTSAADYELMLRFLYKEHISATYLPRVTTLMRVGGKSNQNIKNRIHANNEDKLAWQKNGLPLRFYTMWLKPARKLPQFFKKYKE, encoded by the coding sequence ATGAAAATTTCGATTATTACCGTTGTATTTAATGGAATTGAGACGTTAAAGAATTGTATAGATTCTGTGTTGGGGCAAAAATACGACGACATCGAGTACATAATTATTGACGGAGCTTCTACGGATGGCACTGTTGAGTTGGTGAAAAGCTACGGCGATAAAATCAGTAAGTTTGTCTCTGAGCCAGACGGAGGCCTTTATTTTGCCATGAACAAAGGAATCGCTTTGGCTACTGGCGAGCTTATCGGAATTTTGAATGCAGATGATTTTTATGCAGATAATCAAGTAGTTACAGACGTAGTCGCGCATTTGCATCATCATCCCGCCGACAGCGTTTATGCCGATTTGCTGTATGTGAATAAAGACGAACCCACCAAAGTAGTACGTTATTGGAAATCAGGGGTTTTGAAAAGTCGCCGCCAATTTGTGTTTGGTTGGATGCCGCCCCACCCTACTTTTTTTGTCAAAAAATCGGTGTACGAACGTTGCGGAATGTTTGATACGCAGTTTACCAGTGCCGCCGACTACGAACTAATGTTGCGTTTTTTGTACAAAGAACATATTTCGGCTACCTATTTGCCGCGTGTTACTACGCTTATGCGCGTTGGTGGCAAAAGCAACCAGAACATTAAAAACCGCATTCACGCCAACAATGAAGACAAACTCGCTTGGCAGAAAAACGGCTTGCCTTTGCGTTTTTATACCATGTGGCTCAAACCCGCGCGTAAACTTCCCCAATTCTTTAAGAAATATAAAGAGTAA
- a CDS encoding Mrp/NBP35 family ATP-binding protein translates to MKDFINNDDILRALATVEEPDLKKDLVSLGMIKDIVLGVGSVKFTVVLTTPACPLKDLIRQRCVDAIHKHVSPTLDVQVEMTANVTSARSGEALLPNVKNIVAISSGKGGVGKSTVTSNLALALAQTGAKVGLIDADISGPSIPVMFGAENAQPEVMQIDGKNYLVPIEKYGVKLLSIGFLTPAEQAVPWRGPMMSSALRQFIGDCYWGELDYLLIDLPPGTSDIHLTLVQTVPVTGAIVVTTPQKVALADAQKGLNMFRQPNINVPILGVVENMAYFTPAELPNNRYYIFGQGGGHAFAEHYNIPYLGEIPLVQRIRESGDEGRPVALDESSQMSAAFAGLAQQVAQQVALRNANAEKTKVVEIKA, encoded by the coding sequence ATGAAAGATTTTATTAACAATGATGATATTCTCCGTGCGCTGGCTACGGTCGAAGAACCAGACCTCAAAAAAGACCTTGTGAGTTTGGGAATGATTAAAGACATCGTGTTGGGTGTGGGTTCTGTGAAATTTACGGTGGTGCTTACTACGCCAGCTTGTCCGCTCAAAGACCTGATTCGCCAACGCTGTGTAGATGCCATTCACAAACACGTAAGCCCAACGCTGGACGTACAGGTAGAAATGACCGCCAACGTAACGTCTGCACGCAGCGGAGAAGCATTGTTACCGAATGTAAAAAATATTGTGGCCATTTCTTCGGGCAAAGGTGGCGTAGGTAAATCTACGGTTACTTCCAACTTGGCTTTGGCTTTGGCACAAACTGGCGCAAAAGTAGGTTTGATTGATGCCGATATTTCGGGGCCTTCTATTCCCGTGATGTTTGGTGCTGAAAATGCGCAGCCAGAAGTGATGCAAATTGATGGTAAAAATTATTTAGTTCCGATAGAAAAATATGGTGTTAAGTTGCTGTCTATTGGCTTCTTGACTCCCGCCGAACAAGCAGTACCTTGGCGCGGCCCAATGATGAGTTCGGCTTTGCGTCAGTTTATCGGCGATTGTTATTGGGGTGAGTTGGATTACTTGCTCATCGACTTGCCTCCAGGTACAAGCGACATTCACCTTACTTTGGTGCAAACCGTGCCCGTTACAGGTGCGATTGTGGTTACTACACCGCAAAAAGTGGCTTTGGCCGATGCGCAAAAAGGATTGAATATGTTCCGCCAACCAAACATTAACGTACCGATTTTGGGTGTGGTAGAAAATATGGCGTATTTCACGCCTGCCGAATTGCCAAACAATCGTTATTATATTTTTGGTCAAGGTGGCGGCCATGCTTTCGCTGAGCATTACAATATTCCGTATTTGGGCGAAATTCCGTTGGTGCAACGTATCCGCGAAAGTGGCGACGAAGGCCGCCCTGTGGCTTTGGACGAAAGCAGCCAAATGAGTGCAGCTTTTGCAGGTTTGGCGCAACAAGTAGCGCAACAAGTAGCTTTACGCAATGCCAACGCCGAAAAAACAAAAGTTGTCGAAATTAAAGCGTAA
- a CDS encoding transporter associated domain-containing protein, with protein sequence MDSSNNNPYLFLAMWFDAAELLALSVVLLLAAWLMLALIWKAASAFLFTQPQTIEQLKNQPEPRLQQIALSWENPMQLLRNLSIISKAVWFMLLAFGVSAMFYLGFSPFWLLWLVPVFLAWEMSLMLSGRVQPIKNVGWLMPIVLFNEWVVRTWIAKRFADAHKVTEPENTVLLQTNVSDEQSRYKDMLQAIVAFDSVQVKNIMRARVRITAFDKTLTFHELLDRINKTGYSRVPIFNETIDSIEGILYVKDLIPHLNADEYFAWQQFLRPALFVPQNRKIDDLLRDFQQKQVHIAIVVDEYGGTCGVVTMQDIIEEVVGEINDEFDDAEKQYRQLNANTFLFEGQISLHDFSKVFHLQPNYFDAVRGESESLAGLLLELNKTLPKVGEKIAFQSFVFTIIGVSKRAIRRVRVQTNAAS encoded by the coding sequence TTGGACAGTAGTAATAACAATCCTTACTTGTTTTTAGCAATGTGGTTCGATGCTGCCGAATTATTGGCTTTGTCGGTTGTGTTATTGCTTGCTGCGTGGCTGATGCTGGCTTTGATTTGGAAGGCGGCATCAGCTTTTTTATTTACCCAACCCCAAACCATTGAGCAACTCAAAAACCAACCCGAACCGCGCTTGCAGCAAATCGCCCTGAGTTGGGAAAATCCCATGCAATTGCTTCGTAACCTGAGTATTATCTCAAAAGCTGTTTGGTTTATGTTGTTGGCTTTTGGCGTAAGTGCAATGTTTTATTTGGGCTTCTCCCCTTTTTGGTTGCTGTGGCTTGTGCCTGTATTTTTGGCTTGGGAAATGTCCTTGATGCTATCGGGGCGCGTGCAACCCATCAAAAATGTAGGTTGGCTCATGCCGATTGTGTTGTTTAACGAATGGGTTGTCAGGACGTGGATTGCCAAGCGGTTTGCCGACGCGCACAAAGTTACCGAACCCGAAAATACGGTTTTGTTGCAAACCAATGTTTCCGACGAGCAAAGCCGTTATAAAGATATGCTTCAGGCGATTGTGGCTTTTGATTCGGTGCAAGTAAAAAATATCATGCGGGCGCGTGTGCGCATTACGGCTTTCGACAAAACACTTACGTTTCATGAGCTTTTGGACAGAATCAATAAAACGGGTTATTCGCGTGTGCCGATTTTTAACGAAACCATTGATAGCATCGAAGGCATTTTGTATGTGAAAGACCTTATTCCGCACCTAAACGCCGACGAATATTTTGCATGGCAGCAGTTTTTGAGGCCTGCGCTTTTTGTTCCCCAAAACCGAAAAATAGATGATTTGCTCCGCGATTTTCAACAAAAACAAGTACACATTGCCATTGTGGTGGATGAATATGGCGGTACGTGCGGCGTGGTGACGATGCAAGACATCATAGAAGAAGTGGTGGGAGAAATAAATGACGAGTTTGATGATGCCGAAAAACAATATCGCCAGCTCAACGCCAATACTTTTTTGTTTGAAGGACAAATTTCGCTGCACGATTTTAGCAAAGTCTTTCATTTACAACCCAATTACTTTGATGCGGTGCGCGGCGAAAGCGAATCTTTGGCGGGGCTTTTGCTCGAATTGAACAAAACTTTACCAAAAGTTGGCGAAAAGATAGCATTTCAATCCTTTGTTTTTACTATCATTGGCGTAAGTAAAAGAGCCATTCGGCGCGTGCGCGTGCAGACAAATGCGGCTTCTTGA
- a CDS encoding GDSL-type esterase/lipase family protein: protein MKPYHSLVLLIYVTIILFALSYFAPEGVLSLNGYDLKVFRSKDLFPENTHTPAKDISAIVAIGEVDTAAVLVESDSAVAASLDSTKHQAADSTLTKELELDPNLRIQYPDSNPAVLYNFFAALDSIPTKHQLIRALHIGDSQIEGDRITSFLRHRFQKQFGGCGVGLVPIFEMTDARQTIEPRADAHWIKYAAYGAAGRRPIHNYFSPMASYFRFYPLRTVTRSDTAAGDSTPTFTTRSVPSVKAQGQWTTADVKYTISSRYYPLNGKVEQIKLFYRNEANPFELVVKADKDTLASEHFEPQTGLSVYQHNVDKTPRTFKFTFKGSYSPDVYGACFDCKEGIAFDNIPLRGSSGLEFSKTNAAFLKQQLNALNTRFLILQFGVNVVPNEVKSYQFYEDAFYKQLQILRAASPSMTILVIGLSDMSKRVNGEYVSYGNITKIRDAQRNAAFKAGCAFWDLYEAMGGENSMPSWVNAHPSLAAKDYTHFSPRGAQIVAEMLYKSLILEYNEYHHRKKRGLIQ, encoded by the coding sequence ATGAAGCCCTATCACTCCTTAGTTTTATTGATATACGTTACGATTATACTATTTGCATTATCGTATTTTGCGCCAGAGGGTGTTTTGTCGCTCAATGGTTATGACCTAAAAGTTTTTCGCTCCAAAGATTTATTTCCCGAAAATACGCACACACCAGCCAAAGACATTTCGGCTATTGTGGCCATTGGTGAAGTGGATACGGCTGCCGTTTTGGTGGAAAGTGATAGTGCCGTAGCTGCCAGTTTGGACAGCACCAAGCACCAAGCCGCCGACTCTACGTTGACTAAGGAGTTGGAACTTGACCCGAATTTGCGCATTCAATATCCTGATAGCAATCCTGCTGTTTTGTATAATTTTTTTGCGGCGTTGGATAGTATTCCTACCAAACACCAACTAATTCGTGCTTTGCATATCGGCGACTCGCAGATAGAAGGCGACCGCATTACCTCGTTTCTGCGTCATCGCTTCCAAAAACAGTTTGGCGGCTGCGGCGTGGGTTTAGTGCCTATTTTTGAAATGACCGACGCGCGGCAAACCATTGAACCGCGTGCCGATGCCCATTGGATTAAATATGCGGCTTATGGTGCGGCAGGTCGCCGACCTATTCACAATTATTTTAGCCCAATGGCCAGTTATTTCAGGTTTTATCCCTTGCGTACCGTTACGCGTTCGGACACTGCGGCAGGCGACAGCACACCGACTTTTACTACGCGTTCCGTTCCGTCTGTGAAAGCGCAAGGCCAGTGGACGACAGCCGACGTAAAATATACGATTTCTTCGCGTTACTACCCGCTCAACGGTAAAGTAGAGCAAATCAAACTTTTTTATAGAAATGAAGCCAACCCGTTTGAGTTGGTCGTAAAGGCCGATAAAGACACGTTGGCGTCCGAACATTTTGAACCGCAAACAGGTTTGAGTGTTTATCAACATAATGTGGATAAAACGCCTCGCACTTTCAAATTTACCTTCAAAGGCTCGTACAGCCCCGATGTGTATGGCGCTTGTTTTGATTGTAAAGAAGGAATTGCGTTTGATAATATACCTTTGCGCGGAAGTTCGGGGTTGGAGTTTAGCAAAACTAATGCGGCTTTTCTCAAACAACAGCTTAACGCCCTTAATACCAGATTTTTAATCCTTCAATTTGGGGTAAATGTTGTGCCAAACGAAGTGAAAAGCTACCAGTTTTACGAAGATGCTTTTTACAAACAACTCCAAATTTTGCGTGCGGCCAGCCCGAGCATGACTATCTTGGTCATTGGTTTGTCGGATATGTCTAAGCGTGTGAACGGCGAGTATGTGTCTTACGGTAACATTACCAAAATTCGTGATGCGCAACGCAACGCGGCTTTTAAGGCGGGTTGTGCCTTTTGGGATTTGTACGAGGCGATGGGAGGCGAAAACTCTATGCCAAGTTGGGTAAATGCACACCCTTCTTTGGCGGCCAAAGATTACACGCACTTTAGCCCACGCGGTGCGCAAATTGTGGCCGAAATGCTTTACAAGTCCTTAATTTTGGAATATAACGAGTATCATCACCGCAAAAAACGCGGCCTTATTCAATAA
- a CDS encoding SCO family protein encodes MNKFTKIAVLFVLLVLPLGFVIFFQKGSDSQYLVRNFPGEKAYLEDENGQVRIVPDYNTLTDQEGKKFDSKILKGKVYVADFVFTRCTGICPTMTTQLTRVQEAFADNPEVVLVSYTVDPEYDSDSIFKAYAQHHKAVYGKWYMLTGPKADIYDLANHAYMVAAAEEGEEQFVHTPKFTLIDRKGRIRGYYDGTRPEDVDKLILEIKVVLQEKE; translated from the coding sequence ATGAATAAATTTACCAAAATAGCAGTCTTGTTTGTGCTGCTTGTGCTGCCTTTAGGCTTTGTTATTTTTTTCCAAAAAGGTTCTGACAGTCAATACCTTGTTCGTAATTTTCCTGGTGAAAAAGCCTACTTGGAAGATGAAAATGGCCAAGTTCGCATCGTACCAGATTATAATACACTCACCGACCAAGAAGGTAAAAAATTCGACTCTAAGATATTGAAAGGCAAAGTGTATGTCGCCGATTTTGTTTTTACGCGCTGCACAGGCATTTGCCCAACCATGACAACACAACTCACACGCGTACAAGAAGCCTTCGCCGATAATCCAGAAGTAGTGCTTGTTTCTTATACCGTTGACCCAGAATACGATAGCGATTCTATTTTTAAGGCTTACGCCCAACATCATAAGGCCGTGTATGGCAAATGGTATATGCTCACTGGCCCGAAAGCGGACATTTATGATTTAGCAAACCACGCCTACATGGTGGCTGCTGCCGAAGAGGGAGAAGAGCAATTTGTACACACCCCCAAATTTACATTGATAGACAGAAAAGGCCGCATTAGAGGCTATTATGACGGAACAAGACCAGAGGATGTGGACAAACTCATTCTGGAGATAAAAGTAGTATTGCAAGAAAAAGAATGA
- a CDS encoding DUF420 domain-containing protein: MTNNLAPANDKKILWIIGVLSVVIPIVVAVLLFMPQTGNLGDLDVSFLPHLNAVLNSATAIALAMGYYKIKTDKPAEHRMLMLSAFALSSIFLVSYVLYHFQAPSTRFGDLDHNGILSESELLAAGYVRYIYFVLLLAHIILAAVIVPFVLLSIYFGLTKQIARHKKVSAYTFPLWLFVAISGVIVYLMISPYYGH; encoded by the coding sequence ATGACAAATAATCTTGCTCCCGCAAACGACAAAAAAATTCTGTGGATTATCGGTGTGCTATCGGTGGTAATTCCGATTGTGGTAGCTGTGCTGCTTTTCATGCCTCAAACAGGCAATTTGGGCGATCTTGACGTTTCTTTTTTGCCACACCTGAATGCCGTACTTAATTCTGCGACGGCTATCGCCTTAGCGATGGGATATTATAAAATCAAAACGGACAAACCTGCCGAACACCGCATGTTGATGCTGTCGGCATTTGCTTTGTCGTCTATTTTCTTGGTTTCGTATGTGTTGTATCACTTTCAAGCACCTTCTACGCGCTTCGGTGACCTCGACCACAATGGAATTTTGTCGGAATCGGAACTTTTAGCGGCAGGTTACGTTAGGTACATATATTTTGTACTATTGTTGGCGCATATTATATTGGCGGCGGTAATCGTTCCGTTTGTGTTACTTTCTATTTATTTTGGCCTTACAAAACAGATTGCACGTCATAAGAAAGTTTCGGCTTATACGTTTCCACTTTGGCTTTTTGTAGCCATTTCGGGTGTGATTGTTTATTTGATGATTAGTCCTTATTACGGCCATTGA